The Punica granatum isolate Tunisia-2019 chromosome 4, ASM765513v2, whole genome shotgun sequence genome has a window encoding:
- the LOC116202515 gene encoding ethylene-responsive transcription factor ERF027, whose translation MDHHHHQPPPPSPDPPSLLPPPSLATPTTRPDPVSPRLVPSPDGSSGKHHPNYRGVRSRSGKWVSEIREPRKTTRIWLGTYPTPDMAAVAYDVAALALKGPEATVNFPELVHAYPVPASTSAADIRAAAGRAAAAREPKPELKQNQPVQSQPEGDAGASSGSTMTATSSAAAEQEFIDEEAILDMPNLLVDMAKGMLVSPPRMKSASPDDSPEDSDGGGLWSYP comes from the coding sequence atggatcatcatcatcatcagccGCCTCCACCATCTCCCGATCCGCCTTCGCTGCTGCCCCCGCCTTCATTGGCCACTCCCACAACGAGGCCCGACCCAGTGTCCCCGAGACTCGTACCGTCCCCAGACGGATCATCGGGCAAGCACCATCCTAACTATCGGGGAGTGCGGTCGCGGAGTGGGAAATGGGTGTCGGAGATACGAGAGCCCCGGAAGACCACCCGCATTTGGCTCGGGACCTACCCAACCCCAGACATGGCAGCTGTGGCCTACGACGTGGCGGCGTTGGCCCTAAAGGGGCCTGAAGCCACCGTGAATTTCCCGGAGTTGGTCCACGCATACCCAGTCCCAGCTTCCACTTCCGCGGCCGATATTCGAGCAGCGGCAGGAAGGGCAGCAGCAGCCCGCGAACCAAAGCCGGAGCTCAAACAGAACCAGCCGGTTCAGAGCCAACCCGAGGGTGATGCGGGTGCATCATCTGGCAGCACAATGACTGCTACCTCAAGTGCGGCAGCGGAGCAAGAGTTTATAGATGAGGAGGCCATTTTAGATATGCCGAATCTGTTGGTGGACATGGCAAAGGGAATGCTCGTGAGCCCGCCAAGAATGAAGTCGGCCTCCCCAGATGATTCGCCGGAGGATTCAGACGGGGGAGGCCTGTGGAGCTATCCTTAG